A stretch of the Mesorhizobium huakuii genome encodes the following:
- a CDS encoding ISAs1 family transposase, whose product MTAITSLESYFGTVPDPRAANATHRLGDLIVMMIAASLCGATSATEFSLFAQERKQALSRLIDYEEAPSHDTFSRLLRLLDPEALGRAFAAFAAGFAQARQGVVALDGKALRRAYEKGLAASPPLTVSAFASQTRLCLAAVSPGDEDNEVEAALKVVELIDLTGRLVTADALHCHTRMAKAIIQRGGDYLLALKGNRRHWLARANQQLAQTTPAVTERPETSHGRNEWRQAEVVVAAEPMMPGHKAFIRITSRRDQAEPLTRLFMASTLLSPQQAIDLTRAHWQIENALHWMLDVHLHEDLSRARKDNAPANTALINRIARNILQAADIDKVPISHRIKKCAWNDDYLIQAIAHMR is encoded by the coding sequence GTGACTGCCATTACCAGCCTTGAGAGCTATTTCGGTACGGTGCCTGATCCGCGCGCGGCCAACGCCACACATCGGCTTGGCGACCTGATCGTGATGATGATCGCTGCGAGCCTGTGTGGCGCGACCAGCGCAACGGAGTTTTCGTTGTTCGCGCAAGAGCGCAAACAGGCGCTGTCGCGCTTGATCGACTATGAGGAGGCGCCTAGCCACGACACCTTCTCGCGGCTGTTGCGCCTGCTCGATCCGGAGGCCTTGGGACGGGCGTTCGCCGCCTTTGCCGCAGGCTTTGCCCAGGCACGTCAGGGTGTGGTCGCACTTGATGGCAAGGCGCTGCGGCGGGCCTATGAGAAAGGCCTTGCGGCCAGCCCGCCCCTGACGGTGTCGGCCTTTGCCAGCCAGACGCGGCTGTGTTTGGCGGCGGTCTCGCCCGGCGACGAAGACAATGAGGTCGAGGCTGCCCTCAAGGTCGTCGAACTCATTGATCTTACTGGCCGATTGGTCACGGCCGATGCCCTCCACTGCCACACGCGCATGGCCAAGGCCATCATTCAGCGCGGCGGCGACTATCTGCTCGCACTCAAGGGAAACCGCCGGCATTGGTTGGCTCGGGCCAATCAACAACTGGCCCAGACCACTCCCGCCGTCACTGAGCGGCCCGAGACCAGCCATGGCCGCAACGAATGGCGGCAGGCAGAGGTCGTGGTGGCGGCTGAACCAATGATGCCGGGGCACAAGGCCTTCATCCGCATCACCAGCCGGCGCGATCAGGCCGAGCCGCTGACGCGCCTGTTCATGGCCTCAACGCTGCTGTCGCCACAGCAGGCGATCGACCTCACCAGAGCCCATTGGCAGATCGAGAACGCACTGCACTGGATGCTCGACGTTCATCTGCACGAGGACCTCAGTCGTGCCCGCAAGGACAACGCTCCCGCCAACACCGCCCTCATCAACCGCATCGCCAGAAATATCCTTCAGGCCGCCGACATCGACAAAGTCCCCATTAGCCACCGCATCAAGAAATGCGCTTGGAATGACGACTATCTCATCCAGGCAATCGCTCATATGCGATAG